A window from Candidatus Gracilibacteria bacterium encodes these proteins:
- a CDS encoding ABC transporter ATP-binding protein gives MRKNTRLTLQFYGKYLRKQWFLVLLVFIGATGGASGAMVNAFFLKNLINALNQGQAERLMPILFSIVGIGLAEWFFWRLSFYSMCIVESRGMKEVADACFEHLHKHSTNFFNNQFVGSLVKRVGRMARSFEDILDQIFYDFYTLSLRIVIAVVVLFTLNFWLGFSILVWVSIFVGLHLWISSYKLKRYNLPKAEADTRLTAQLADSITNNSTIKLFANFKYERSRFAEVTQDWSSKIRAAWFFNNHVEAVQFLFMLSLEFLVFYLAILEWKTGSLTVGHFILLQSYLLELFSQLWGFDRSLRRFYESLADAEEMTEILQTPIEVVDKPRAKNLVMKKGAVDFDRVSFSYTDDIDQSVIKQLSFSVKPGERVALIGLSGGGKTTLIKLLLRLFDLDGGRILLDGQDIAQVTQDSLRKQIALVPQDPVLFHRSLMENIRYGRLEATDKEVITAAKLAHCHEFISKLPKGYQTFVGERGVKLSGGERQRVAIARAILSQTKILVLDEATSSLDSESEKMIKDALKVLMKGKTVFVIAHRLSTVVDMDRILVLEKGQIAEEGTHKDLIKKKSGIYKKLWDLQVGGYLE, from the coding sequence ATGCGAAAAAACACTCGGCTCACCCTGCAGTTTTATGGAAAATATTTGCGGAAGCAATGGTTTTTGGTTTTGCTTGTGTTTATTGGGGCGACGGGGGGTGCATCGGGCGCGATGGTGAATGCGTTTTTCCTTAAGAATTTGATCAATGCATTGAATCAGGGGCAGGCGGAACGGCTCATGCCTATTTTGTTCAGTATTGTGGGCATTGGTCTTGCGGAGTGGTTTTTTTGGCGGCTTTCTTTTTATTCCATGTGCATTGTGGAAAGTCGTGGGATGAAGGAAGTTGCAGACGCTTGTTTTGAGCACCTGCATAAGCACTCCACTAACTTTTTCAACAATCAGTTTGTGGGTTCTTTGGTCAAACGAGTGGGACGGATGGCGCGGAGTTTTGAAGACATTTTAGATCAAATTTTTTATGATTTTTATACTTTGAGTTTGCGCATTGTGATTGCGGTGGTGGTTTTGTTCACGCTTAATTTTTGGCTGGGATTTTCTATTTTGGTTTGGGTCTCTATTTTTGTGGGACTGCATTTGTGGATTTCTTCGTACAAACTCAAACGCTATAACCTTCCTAAAGCGGAGGCAGATACGCGGCTTACCGCTCAGCTTGCCGATAGCATCACCAATAACAGTACGATCAAACTTTTTGCTAACTTTAAATATGAGCGGAGCCGATTTGCGGAGGTGACGCAGGACTGGTCCTCTAAAATTCGGGCGGCATGGTTTTTTAATAATCATGTGGAGGCGGTGCAATTTCTTTTTATGTTGAGCTTGGAATTTTTAGTTTTTTACCTCGCCATTTTGGAGTGGAAAACCGGGTCTTTGACCGTGGGGCATTTCATACTTTTGCAAAGTTATCTTTTAGAATTGTTCTCACAACTCTGGGGCTTTGATCGATCGCTCCGTCGGTTTTATGAAAGCTTGGCGGATGCCGAAGAAATGACGGAGATTTTGCAAACTCCAATTGAAGTGGTGGACAAGCCACGGGCTAAAAATTTGGTGATGAAAAAAGGAGCGGTGGATTTTGATCGCGTGTCGTTTTCCTATACGGATGATATTGATCAAAGTGTGATCAAACAGCTTTCTTTTTCGGTGAAACCGGGCGAGCGGGTTGCACTTATTGGACTTTCGGGTGGAGGGAAAACCACGCTCATTAAACTCCTTTTGCGTCTTTTTGATTTGGATGGAGGGCGCATTCTTTTGGATGGGCAGGACATTGCTCAAGTGACTCAAGACAGCTTGCGAAAACAAATTGCTTTGGTGCCACAAGATCCGGTTTTGTTCCACCGATCACTCATGGAAAATATTCGTTACGGGCGGCTTGAGGCGACCGATAAAGAGGTCATTACGGCGGCGAAACTGGCGCATTGCCATGAGTTTATTTCCAAGTTGCCCAAGGGCTACCAAACTTTTGTTGGGGAGAGAGGCGTTAAACTTTCGGGTGGGGAGCGGCAACGCGTGGCCATTGCCAGAGCTATTTTATCTCAGACCAAGATTTTGGTTTTGGATGAAGCCACTTCGAGCTTGGATTCGGAATCCGAAAAAATGATTAAGGACGCGCTCAAAGTTTTGATGAAGGGAAAAACGGTTTTTGTGATTGCCCATCGTTTGTCCACTGTGGTGGACATGGACCGCATTTTGGTTTTGGAAAAAGGGCAGATCGCGGAGGAAGGCACTCACAAAGATTTGATCAAAAAGAAATCCGGTATTTACAAAAAACTCTGGGATTTGCAGGTGGGTGGGTATTTGGAGTAG
- a CDS encoding DNA-directed RNA polymerase subunit beta, protein MPKAASKSASSAGKKKLPVPAVKEASNKTLSTKPLDRKYFVDLHGKAEMPNLIEIQTESYEWFLNEGIRELLEEISPITDFSGKKLELHFLDHSLGECKYSPEQCRLKNLSYEAPLKVHVQLINKESGEIKEQDVFLGPIPLMTRDGSFLVNGIERVVVSQIVRSPGVFFSKNPAASGMHNAKIIPKRGAWLEIETDKKGVITVKIDRKRKIFITSMLRVFGFDTDKKIMDLFKDDIRDPIHDYILHTLEKDPAKTMDEAYKAIYKKIRPGDLATPENAKALIESLFFDYKKYDMGSVARYKINRRFDLKTPNERKFHTFQIDDFTLILKHLIKLNNKEAAPDDIDHLSNRRIRPVGELVQNKFRVGLLRTERIAKDRMTVMDLDTVTPTQLVNSRPITAALREFYASSQLSQFMDQTNPLSELEHKRRLSAMGPGGLSRERASFDVRDVHPSHYGRICPIATPEGPNIGLVVHLASYAKINKYGFIETPLREVMHEVKNDGKAAIGHTLAEGVAGIKKGTVIDEKAAKALTKEKDMKEVSVQAFLGSKVSYFDAEDENEIVYAQANTPLTHEGEFIEDTANARKMGEPITVTEKEVSHMDISPQQIISVSTSLIPFLEHDDNTRASMGSNMQRQAVPLLRPTTPVVGTGMEGLAARNTNQVEIAEEDGTVAFVDGNRIDVIYDSGKKVSYHLDVYRRTNQGSSFHQRPICSTGQKVKAGDILADGASTEKGDLALGQNILVAYMPWEGYNFEDAVILSSRMLKEDKFSSVHLEDFTVDVRDTKLGPEIVTRDIPNVGEARLKDLDDDGIVRVGASVREGDILVGKITPKGETELTPEERLLRAIFGDKARDVKDTSLRLPGGEGGKVVSVQIFSRENGDELENGVIQQIRVSVAQTRRIQVGDKMAGRHGNKGVVSIIVPQEDMPYMPDGTPVDIVLNPLGVSSRMNIGQILETHLGWAAEKLGVYVATPTLNGVTNEQIKEMLKKADLPEDGKIQLFDGKTGEAFDHKSTVGIAYMLKLAHLVEDKIHARSVGPYSLVTQQPLGGKAQHGGQRFGEMEVWALEAYGAAHVLQEMLTIKSDDTYGRAKAYESIIKAEPIRKPRTPESFNVLVKELQSLGLNVDLLQLEEDGTVDPENEYVEPEPEDEPILESPGALVAEAGEAGFSEEGDSFDEEDDEVDAPKEPDLEEEI, encoded by the coding sequence ATGCCTAAAGCCGCATCGAAAAGCGCGTCAAGCGCCGGTAAAAAAAAGCTCCCTGTCCCTGCGGTAAAAGAAGCGTCCAACAAAACACTTTCCACCAAACCTTTGGATCGGAAATATTTTGTCGACCTTCACGGAAAGGCAGAAATGCCAAACCTTATTGAGATTCAAACGGAATCTTATGAGTGGTTCCTTAACGAAGGAATCCGTGAGCTTCTCGAGGAAATCTCCCCCATCACCGATTTCTCGGGGAAGAAACTCGAACTGCACTTTCTTGACCACTCTTTGGGGGAATGTAAGTACAGTCCCGAACAATGCCGTCTTAAGAATCTGTCTTACGAAGCTCCGCTCAAAGTGCATGTGCAGCTCATTAATAAGGAAAGCGGGGAAATCAAGGAGCAGGATGTTTTCCTTGGGCCTATTCCTCTTATGACGCGCGATGGAAGTTTTTTGGTGAATGGAATCGAACGCGTGGTGGTTTCTCAGATTGTTCGTTCCCCCGGGGTGTTCTTTTCCAAAAACCCTGCTGCTTCAGGTATGCACAATGCCAAGATCATTCCAAAACGAGGAGCTTGGCTCGAAATTGAAACCGACAAGAAAGGAGTGATCACTGTAAAAATCGATCGAAAGCGAAAAATCTTCATCACTTCCATGCTCCGTGTGTTCGGTTTCGACACCGACAAAAAGATCATGGATCTCTTTAAAGACGACATCAGGGATCCCATTCATGACTACATTTTGCACACGCTTGAAAAGGACCCTGCAAAAACCATGGATGAAGCGTACAAGGCCATCTACAAAAAGATTCGTCCGGGAGATTTGGCCACACCGGAAAATGCAAAGGCTCTCATCGAGTCTCTGTTCTTCGACTACAAGAAGTACGACATGGGTAGCGTTGCACGATACAAGATCAACCGTCGTTTTGACCTCAAGACTCCAAACGAACGAAAATTCCACACCTTCCAGATTGACGATTTTACCCTCATCTTGAAGCATCTCATTAAGCTCAATAATAAAGAAGCGGCTCCGGATGATATCGATCACCTTTCCAATCGTCGTATTCGACCTGTTGGAGAACTCGTTCAAAACAAGTTCCGCGTGGGTCTCCTTCGAACCGAACGCATCGCAAAAGACCGTATGACGGTAATGGATCTGGACACGGTGACTCCCACTCAATTGGTGAACTCCCGCCCAATCACGGCGGCTCTTCGTGAATTCTATGCGAGTTCACAATTGTCTCAGTTCATGGATCAAACCAATCCTTTGTCCGAACTCGAGCACAAGCGCCGTCTTTCTGCCATGGGTCCCGGAGGTCTCTCCCGTGAACGCGCATCCTTCGATGTTCGTGATGTGCATCCCTCCCACTACGGACGAATCTGTCCTATTGCCACCCCGGAAGGACCAAACATCGGTCTCGTGGTGCACTTGGCTTCTTACGCAAAGATCAACAAATACGGATTCATCGAAACTCCTCTCCGTGAAGTGATGCATGAGGTGAAAAATGACGGAAAAGCCGCCATCGGACACACGCTTGCCGAAGGGGTAGCGGGCATCAAGAAAGGAACGGTCATCGATGAAAAGGCCGCCAAGGCCCTGACAAAAGAAAAAGACATGAAGGAAGTCTCCGTGCAAGCCTTCTTGGGAAGCAAGGTCTCTTACTTTGACGCCGAAGACGAGAATGAAATCGTTTACGCTCAAGCCAACACTCCTCTCACGCATGAAGGAGAGTTTATTGAAGACACCGCCAACGCCCGAAAGATGGGAGAACCCATTACCGTTACCGAAAAAGAAGTGTCTCACATGGACATTTCCCCTCAACAGATTATTTCCGTGTCCACTTCCTTGATCCCATTCTTGGAACACGATGACAACACTCGTGCCTCCATGGGATCCAACATGCAACGACAAGCCGTACCTTTGCTCCGCCCCACCACTCCTGTGGTAGGAACGGGTATGGAAGGCCTCGCCGCCCGCAACACCAATCAGGTTGAAATTGCGGAAGAAGATGGAACCGTGGCCTTTGTGGATGGAAATCGAATCGATGTCATCTACGACTCAGGAAAGAAAGTGTCTTACCATTTGGATGTGTATCGTCGCACCAACCAAGGAAGCTCTTTTCACCAAAGACCCATTTGTAGCACCGGACAAAAAGTGAAAGCCGGAGACATTTTGGCCGATGGAGCTTCTACCGAAAAGGGCGATCTCGCTCTAGGACAAAACATCCTCGTGGCGTACATGCCATGGGAAGGTTACAACTTTGAGGATGCCGTCATTTTGTCCAGCCGAATGCTCAAAGAAGACAAGTTCAGCTCCGTCCACCTTGAAGACTTTACCGTGGATGTCCGTGACACCAAGCTGGGACCGGAGATTGTGACTCGTGATATCCCCAATGTGGGAGAAGCACGGCTCAAAGATCTCGATGACGATGGAATCGTTCGCGTGGGAGCCTCCGTTCGTGAAGGAGACATTCTTGTGGGTAAAATCACACCAAAAGGAGAAACCGAACTCACTCCGGAAGAACGGCTCTTGCGAGCAATCTTCGGAGACAAAGCTCGTGACGTTAAGGACACTTCCCTTCGCCTCCCGGGTGGAGAAGGAGGAAAAGTGGTCAGTGTTCAAATCTTCTCTCGTGAAAACGGAGATGAGCTTGAAAACGGAGTCATTCAACAAATCCGTGTTTCAGTGGCACAAACCCGCCGTATTCAAGTGGGAGACAAAATGGCCGGACGACACGGAAACAAGGGAGTCGTTTCCATTATTGTGCCTCAAGAGGACATGCCTTACATGCCGGATGGAACTCCTGTCGACATTGTGTTGAATCCACTTGGAGTATCCAGCCGTATGAACATTGGACAAATTCTGGAGACCCACTTGGGTTGGGCCGCAGAAAAACTCGGAGTCTATGTCGCCACTCCCACTCTCAATGGAGTGACCAACGAACAGATCAAAGAAATGCTCAAGAAGGCCGACCTTCCTGAAGATGGAAAAATCCAACTTTTTGATGGAAAGACCGGAGAAGCCTTTGACCACAAGAGCACGGTTGGAATCGCCTACATGCTCAAACTGGCTCACTTGGTTGAAGACAAGATTCATGCACGAAGCGTCGGGCCCTACTCTCTGGTTACACAACAGCCTTTGGGAGGAAAAGCTCAACACGGAGGACAGCGATTTGGAGAAATGGAAGTGTGGGCCTTGGAAGCCTACGGAGCAGCTCATGTGCTACAAGAAATGCTCACCATCAAATCCGATGACACTTATGGCCGTGCGAAAGCCTATGAATCCATCATTAAGGCCGAACCTATTCGAAAACCTCGCACACCGGAATCCTTCAATGTGCTCGTGAAGGAACTTCAATCTTTAGGACTCAATGTAGACCTCTTGCAACTGGAAGAAGACGGAACCGTGGATCCCGAAAACGAGTATGTGGAACCCGAACCGGAAGATGAACCTATTCTCGAATCGCCAGGAGCCCTTGTGGCCGAGGCGGGTGAAGCGGGTTTCAGTGAAGAAGGAGACAGTTTTGATGAAGAGGATGACGAAGTCGACGCTCCTAAAGAACCCGACTTAGAGGAAGAGATTTAG
- the serS gene encoding serine--tRNA ligase: protein MLDPKFIVQNPELVREAARKKRIDFAVDRFIEVDEKRRSLQAELDTLRAEKNKASDKIQKLSGEEKQAAIAEMRAQGDSEKTVSEALNEVETEWKALMLRAPGLISPDAPEGKDDTENVELYTWGELPKFDFKPKDHMTLGKDLDLVDIDRGVKIGGSRSYFLKNDGMLLELAILQYTLNKLVAKGFTPFLPPLLVNREAMEGTGYFPGGEEQAYTMERDEKYLIGTSEVAVASYHSDEILKEDELPKLYAGYSNCFRREAGTYGKDTHGLYRIHQFQKIEQVVLCKNDMEESKKMHAFLLKNAEEVLQDLKLPYRVVAVCGGDMGQGQYYKNDIETWMPSRESYGETHSCSTFLDYQARRLNTRYKDKDGKMQFVHTLNNTCIASPRILIPILEIYQNANGSITIPEVLRPYMGGRDKIGV from the coding sequence ATGCTCGACCCAAAATTCATTGTCCAAAATCCTGAACTCGTCCGTGAAGCGGCTCGCAAAAAACGGATCGATTTTGCCGTGGATCGATTTATTGAAGTCGATGAAAAACGCCGCAGTTTACAGGCTGAACTAGACACACTTCGCGCAGAAAAAAACAAGGCTTCCGACAAAATCCAAAAACTCAGCGGCGAAGAAAAGCAAGCAGCCATTGCCGAAATGCGCGCTCAAGGGGACAGTGAAAAAACCGTGAGCGAAGCTTTGAATGAAGTGGAAACCGAATGGAAAGCCCTCATGCTCCGCGCTCCGGGACTCATTTCTCCCGATGCTCCCGAGGGCAAAGACGACACGGAAAATGTGGAACTTTACACCTGGGGCGAACTTCCAAAATTTGATTTTAAGCCTAAAGATCACATGACCCTGGGCAAAGACCTGGACCTTGTGGACATCGACCGAGGAGTGAAAATCGGCGGAAGTCGAAGCTACTTTTTAAAGAATGACGGCATGCTTTTGGAACTCGCCATTTTGCAATACACCCTCAATAAACTCGTGGCCAAAGGCTTCACCCCCTTCCTTCCCCCGCTCCTGGTGAACCGTGAGGCCATGGAAGGCACCGGATATTTTCCGGGCGGAGAGGAACAAGCCTACACCATGGAACGCGATGAAAAATATTTGATTGGAACCAGCGAAGTGGCCGTGGCTTCTTACCACAGCGACGAAATTTTGAAAGAAGATGAACTACCCAAACTCTACGCGGGCTATTCCAACTGTTTCCGTCGTGAAGCCGGAACTTACGGAAAAGACACACACGGGCTTTACCGCATTCACCAATTCCAAAAAATCGAACAAGTGGTCCTGTGTAAAAATGACATGGAAGAAAGTAAAAAAATGCACGCTTTTCTCCTAAAAAATGCTGAGGAAGTTTTGCAGGACCTCAAGCTCCCCTACCGCGTGGTAGCGGTTTGTGGCGGAGACATGGGACAAGGCCAATACTACAAAAACGACATCGAAACTTGGATGCCCTCTCGCGAAAGTTACGGTGAAACCCATTCTTGTTCCACCTTCCTGGATTACCAGGCTCGCCGCCTCAACACTCGTTACAAAGACAAGGACGGCAAAATGCAATTTGTGCACACTCTCAATAACACCTGCATCGCCTCCCCCCGCATTCTCATTCCCATTTTGGAAATCTACCAAAATGCCAACGGCAGCATCACCATTCCGGAAGTGCTACGGCCTTACATGGGCGGACGAGACAAGATTGGTGTGTAA
- a CDS encoding uracil-DNA glycosylase, with product MDIKIHESWKRHLGAEFEKPYFKDLVEFVRAEYAVKKVFPAPANIFRAFELCPFEEVKVVILGQDPYHGPGQANGLCFSVNSGVQMPPSLQNIFKEIQADLGGILRTEGCLDDWARQGILLLNATLTVQAHQAGSHQKKGWEPFTDAVVEALSREKENLVFILWGRYAQEKGARIDASRHLILKAAHPSPLSAYSGFFGSKPFSKTNAYLQQHGKEAVKWA from the coding sequence ATGGACATCAAAATTCACGAATCATGGAAACGGCACTTGGGTGCAGAATTTGAAAAGCCCTACTTTAAAGACTTGGTGGAATTTGTCCGTGCGGAGTACGCTGTGAAGAAAGTTTTTCCGGCACCTGCGAATATTTTTCGTGCCTTTGAACTGTGTCCGTTTGAAGAAGTTAAAGTTGTGATCTTGGGCCAGGATCCGTACCACGGACCGGGGCAGGCGAATGGACTGTGTTTTTCTGTGAATTCGGGTGTGCAAATGCCGCCGTCGCTCCAAAATATTTTTAAGGAAATTCAGGCGGATTTGGGTGGGATTCTCCGCACGGAGGGTTGTTTGGATGACTGGGCGCGGCAGGGGATTTTGCTCCTCAATGCCACGCTCACGGTGCAAGCGCATCAAGCGGGTTCGCATCAAAAAAAAGGTTGGGAACCCTTCACGGATGCGGTGGTGGAAGCCCTTTCGCGCGAAAAAGAAAATTTGGTTTTTATTTTGTGGGGGAGGTACGCGCAAGAAAAAGGCGCGCGCATTGATGCGAGCCGGCATTTGATTTTAAAGGCGGCGCATCCTTCGCCCCTCTCCGCGTACAGTGGATTTTTTGGAAGCAAACCGTTCAGCAAAACCAACGCCTATTTGCAACAGCACGGGAAGGAAGCGGTGAAGTGGGCTTAA
- the rpoC gene encoding DNA-directed RNA polymerase subunit beta': protein MMNNQDSKKGPVLFDAIAISVASPEQIMSWSHGEVKKPETINYRTQKPERDGLFCERIFGPTKNWECACGKYKRIRYKGVICEKCGVEVTRSIVRRSRMGHITLAVPVTHIWFLRSTPSRIGLLLNLPVKIMEQIVYFAAYIITEVDEKAKELAIAQIQDEFQSHKKDIIREYEERLRVGGTSPKDIEKEQAMKVEELTETAEQARTDLESLEKSKVLTELEYRDMSMKFGHVFKAGTGAESLHKIIGNMNMEEEIKQMEKEMEKASGQKRTKIMKRIKLIGSLVKAGIKSEWMIMTILPVIPPDLRPMVQLDGGRYAASDLNDLYRRVINRNNRLKRLIAIGAPEVICRNEKRMLQEAVDTLINNSARQGKTVFNSGDKRKLRSLSDMLKGKQGRFRQNLLGKRVDYSGRSVIVIGPKLMLDQCGLPKIMALELFKPFVIGKLIADGYAHNIKSAEKMIQGSDKVIWDILEAVTKDRFVLLNRAPTLHRLGIQAFRPVLIEGKAIQVHPLVCSAFNADFDGDQMAVHVPLSNKAQEEARDLMCSARNLLKPSAGEPITVPTQDMVLGLYYLTVMQPKKKGEGKVFGNLEEALLAMDYKEVHLQAKVRIRLNGEIIETTIGRAIYNTVVPEGMGYQNHTLKKKEIAEIVALVFEKYGLEVTAKLCDDLKELGFKYATRSGISIAGADLHIPKEKAKIMKDSEELVAQVQDYFSRGLITEDERYNQAIKIWGRTKNDIAKVMIEAFDHENDIFYQVDSGARGNWGQITQLCGMKGLVANPAGKTIELPIKSNLMEGFTILEYFIATHGGRKGKSDTALKTAEAGYLTRRLVDAVQDIVIKAEDCGTELTHLVTRAESEKIGEAFENRIFGRTLGEDVLDSKGKKLAAAGSEIDKAALKLIKEAQVPEVRVRSVMTCLTLNGVCQKCYGRDLGTSKTVDLGTAVGIIAAQSIGEPGTQLTMRTFHMGGIADEDDITQGLTRVEELFEARTPKKPAILAEIDGKVQVSTKGNQTVITITPTTVPEAKFEVPEGFEVTVKKDDKINIKDVLAEKGAKKLRATLDGVVVKAGKKEIVIQPIAVEETYKLDAGKSIKVKNGDLVAKGTALTGGHLNLRKLMKLTDIYTTQKYIMSEVQSIYASQGQTINDKHIEIITRQMFSKIRIAEAGASNFLPGEIVDFQTMVEENTGFEKKKQPLIEYERLLLGLTRIALHTESWLSAASFQETIRVLVEAATTHRVDMLAGLKENVIIGRLIPAGETFRKQFRGEAIDTRED, encoded by the coding sequence ATGATGAATAATCAAGATTCAAAGAAGGGACCTGTCCTCTTTGATGCGATTGCCATCTCCGTGGCCTCCCCCGAGCAGATCATGTCCTGGTCTCACGGTGAAGTCAAAAAACCGGAGACCATCAACTACCGGACTCAAAAACCGGAGCGCGATGGACTTTTCTGTGAACGCATTTTCGGTCCTACGAAGAACTGGGAATGTGCCTGTGGAAAATACAAGCGCATCCGCTACAAAGGTGTTATTTGTGAAAAGTGTGGAGTGGAGGTCACCCGTTCCATCGTGCGCCGAAGCCGCATGGGACACATCACTCTCGCCGTACCGGTAACTCACATTTGGTTCCTCAGGTCCACTCCAAGCCGTATTGGGCTTTTGCTCAACCTGCCGGTGAAAATCATGGAACAAATTGTCTACTTTGCCGCGTACATCATCACGGAAGTGGATGAAAAAGCAAAAGAACTGGCCATCGCCCAAATTCAAGATGAATTCCAAAGCCACAAAAAAGACATCATTCGTGAGTACGAAGAACGACTGCGCGTGGGAGGAACCAGTCCTAAAGACATCGAAAAAGAACAAGCCATGAAAGTGGAGGAGTTGACCGAAACCGCGGAACAAGCTCGCACAGACTTGGAATCTCTCGAAAAGAGCAAAGTGCTCACCGAATTGGAATACCGCGACATGTCCATGAAATTCGGACATGTATTCAAGGCCGGAACCGGAGCGGAATCTTTGCACAAAATCATTGGGAACATGAACATGGAAGAAGAGATCAAGCAAATGGAAAAAGAGATGGAAAAGGCCAGCGGACAAAAGCGCACCAAGATCATGAAACGAATCAAGCTCATCGGATCCCTTGTAAAAGCCGGCATCAAATCAGAATGGATGATCATGACCATTCTCCCGGTTATTCCTCCGGATCTTCGTCCGATGGTTCAGCTCGATGGAGGCCGTTACGCCGCTTCCGATCTCAACGATCTTTATCGCCGCGTCATCAACCGTAACAATCGTCTCAAACGCTTGATCGCCATCGGAGCTCCCGAAGTGATCTGCCGAAATGAGAAGCGCATGCTTCAGGAAGCCGTGGACACCCTCATCAACAACAGCGCCCGCCAAGGAAAAACGGTCTTCAATTCCGGTGATAAGCGCAAACTCCGTTCCCTTTCCGACATGCTTAAAGGAAAGCAAGGACGCTTCCGTCAAAATCTTCTTGGAAAGCGCGTGGATTACTCCGGTCGTTCCGTAATTGTCATCGGACCTAAGTTGATGCTCGACCAATGTGGACTTCCAAAAATAATGGCGCTCGAACTCTTCAAACCCTTTGTAATTGGAAAACTCATCGCGGATGGTTACGCACACAACATCAAGAGTGCTGAGAAAATGATCCAAGGCAGCGACAAAGTGATTTGGGATATTTTGGAGGCCGTGACCAAAGATCGATTCGTACTGCTCAACCGCGCGCCTACCCTGCACCGTCTCGGTATCCAAGCGTTCCGCCCCGTACTGATCGAAGGAAAGGCCATTCAAGTTCACCCTCTCGTGTGTAGCGCGTTCAACGCCGACTTCGATGGAGACCAGATGGCTGTGCATGTCCCTCTTTCCAACAAAGCTCAAGAAGAAGCGCGAGACCTCATGTGCAGCGCACGAAATCTTCTCAAGCCTTCTGCCGGAGAACCTATCACCGTTCCCACTCAGGACATGGTGCTTGGTCTTTACTACCTCACGGTCATGCAGCCCAAAAAGAAGGGAGAAGGAAAAGTGTTTGGAAACCTGGAAGAAGCGCTTCTTGCCATGGATTACAAAGAAGTGCATCTCCAAGCAAAAGTGAGAATTCGTTTGAATGGTGAGATCATCGAAACCACCATCGGTCGTGCCATTTACAACACAGTGGTTCCCGAAGGTATGGGATACCAAAATCACACCCTCAAGAAAAAGGAAATTGCAGAAATCGTGGCCCTCGTATTCGAAAAATACGGCCTTGAGGTGACCGCTAAGCTTTGTGATGACCTCAAAGAGCTCGGTTTCAAATACGCCACTCGCTCCGGTATTTCCATTGCCGGTGCCGATCTCCACATTCCAAAGGAAAAGGCAAAGATCATGAAAGATTCCGAAGAATTGGTCGCTCAAGTTCAAGATTACTTCAGCAGAGGTCTCATCACGGAAGACGAACGCTACAACCAAGCCATTAAGATCTGGGGGCGAACCAAAAACGACATCGCCAAAGTGATGATCGAAGCTTTCGATCACGAAAACGATATCTTCTATCAAGTAGATTCCGGTGCTCGTGGTAACTGGGGGCAGATCACTCAGCTCTGTGGAATGAAGGGTCTTGTGGCCAATCCGGCCGGTAAGACCATTGAACTTCCCATTAAGTCCAACTTGATGGAAGGATTCACCATCTTGGAATACTTTATTGCTACTCACGGAGGACGAAAAGGTAAATCCGACACCGCGCTCAAAACCGCCGAAGCCGGATACCTCACCCGTCGTCTGGTGGATGCGGTGCAAGACATCGTGATCAAGGCAGAAGACTGTGGCACCGAGCTCACCCACTTGGTGACTCGTGCAGAATCTGAGAAAATCGGTGAAGCCTTTGAAAACCGTATTTTCGGCCGCACACTCGGAGAAGATGTCCTAGACTCCAAGGGAAAGAAACTTGCTGCTGCAGGAAGTGAAATCGACAAAGCCGCACTCAAGCTCATTAAGGAAGCTCAAGTGCCGGAGGTTCGTGTTCGCTCCGTAATGACTTGTCTCACTCTCAATGGAGTGTGCCAAAAATGTTACGGTCGTGATCTTGGAACAAGCAAGACGGTGGATTTGGGAACCGCAGTGGGAATCATTGCCGCTCAATCCATTGGAGAGCCTGGAACTCAGCTCACCATGCGTACCTTCCACATGGGAGGAATCGCTGACGAAGACGACATCACGCAAGGTTTGACTCGTGTGGAAGAACTCTTTGAAGCCCGCACTCCAAAGAAGCCGGCTATTCTTGCCGAAATCGATGGAAAGGTACAAGTGAGCACAAAGGGAAACCAAACCGTGATCACCATCACTCCCACCACCGTTCCGGAAGCAAAATTTGAAGTGCCAGAAGGATTTGAAGTCACCGTAAAGAAGGATGACAAGATCAACATTAAAGATGTCCTTGCCGAAAAAGGCGCAAAAAAACTCCGCGCAACTCTGGATGGAGTTGTAGTTAAGGCAGGAAAGAAAGAGATCGTTATTCAACCGATTGCCGTAGAAGAAACCTACAAGTTGGATGCCGGAAAGAGCATCAAAGTGAAGAATGGAGACCTTGTGGCCAAGGGAACTGCCCTCACCGGAGGACACTTGAATTTGCGTAAGCTCATGAAGCTCACGGATATTTACACCACGCAAAAGTACATCATGAGTGAGGTGCAAAGCATCTACGCTTCACAAGGACAAACCATCAACGACAAACACATCGAAATCATCACTCGTCAGATGTTCTCCAAGATTCGTATTGCTGAAGCGGGCGCAAGCAACTTCCTCCCCGGTGAAATCGTGGATTTCCAAACCATGGTGGAAGAAAACACTGGCTTCGAAAAAAAGAAGCAGCCTCTCATCGAATACGAGCGCTTGCTCTTGGGTCTTACCCGCATTGCTCTTCACACCGAAAGTTGGCTCTCTGCCGCTTCCTTCCAAGAAACCATTCGCGTACTTGTGGAAGCCGCAACAACCCACCGTGTGGACATGCTCGCCGGTCTCAAAGAAAATGTCATCATCGGTCGCCTCATCCCTGCCGGTGAAACCTTCCGCAAACAATTCCGCGGCGAGGCCATCGACACTCGAGAGGATTAG